A window of Candidatus Pantoea floridensis contains these coding sequences:
- the murE gene encoding UDP-N-acetylmuramoyl-L-alanyl-D-glutamate--2,6-diaminopimelate ligase produces MTDRNLRDLLAPWVPGAPARPLRDMTLDSRAAASGDLFIAVAGHHADGRRFIPQAIAQGVAAVIAEAEGEASDGDIREMHGVPVIYLAQLQQRLSALAGRFYQQPASKLKLIGVTGTNGKTTTTQLMAQWANLLGETGAVMGTVGNGLYGQLVATENTTGSAVDVQHVLNDLVGQGATLTAMEVSSHGLVQHRVAALPFAAAVFTNLSRDHLDYHGDMQGYESAKWLLFSEHQVAEAIINADDEVGRRWLAKLPDAVAVTMENNLQSGCHGRWLKATAVDYHDGGAHIQFSSSWGDGEFDSRLMGAFNVSNLLLALATLLTLDYPLDALVATAPQLLPVCGRMEVFTAPEKPTVVVDYAHTPDALEKALEAARLHCKGQLWCVFGCGGDRDKGKRPLMGAIAEQFSDIVVITDDNPRSEEPMSIVNDILTGLLDPGRARVVAGRAQAVTNAVMQARADDIVLVAGKGHEDYQIIGNRRLDYSDRDTVARLLGVMA; encoded by the coding sequence GTGACAGATCGTAACCTGCGCGACTTACTGGCCCCGTGGGTGCCGGGTGCGCCGGCGCGTCCACTCCGTGACATGACACTAGACAGCCGCGCGGCGGCTTCTGGCGATCTGTTTATCGCCGTGGCGGGCCATCATGCTGATGGACGTCGTTTTATTCCGCAGGCTATCGCACAAGGCGTGGCGGCAGTCATTGCCGAGGCCGAAGGCGAAGCCAGCGATGGAGATATCCGCGAGATGCATGGCGTCCCGGTTATTTATCTGGCGCAGTTACAGCAGCGTCTCTCTGCACTGGCCGGACGCTTTTATCAGCAGCCTGCGAGCAAACTGAAATTAATTGGTGTGACCGGCACCAACGGTAAAACCACCACCACACAACTGATGGCGCAGTGGGCCAATCTGCTGGGTGAAACTGGCGCAGTGATGGGCACGGTGGGCAATGGTCTTTACGGTCAACTGGTGGCAACTGAAAACACCACCGGTTCCGCGGTAGATGTGCAACACGTTCTGAATGATTTGGTCGGGCAGGGCGCAACCCTGACAGCAATGGAAGTGTCTTCACACGGTTTGGTGCAGCACCGCGTCGCAGCGCTGCCGTTTGCCGCGGCGGTATTTACCAATCTAAGCCGCGATCACCTTGATTATCATGGTGATATGCAGGGCTACGAATCTGCCAAATGGCTACTGTTCTCTGAGCATCAGGTGGCCGAAGCCATTATCAATGCCGATGATGAAGTAGGACGTCGCTGGCTGGCAAAATTGCCGGATGCCGTAGCGGTGACTATGGAAAATAATCTGCAATCTGGCTGCCATGGCCGCTGGCTCAAAGCCACGGCGGTGGATTACCACGATGGTGGCGCACATATTCAATTCAGCTCCAGCTGGGGCGACGGTGAGTTTGATAGCCGCCTGATGGGCGCTTTCAACGTCAGCAATTTGCTGCTGGCGCTGGCGACATTGCTGACGCTGGATTATCCGCTCGATGCGTTGGTAGCGACTGCGCCACAGTTGTTACCGGTTTGTGGTCGCATGGAAGTCTTCACCGCACCAGAAAAACCTACGGTTGTTGTCGATTACGCTCACACGCCGGATGCGCTGGAGAAAGCGTTGGAAGCCGCGCGTCTGCACTGTAAAGGTCAGCTTTGGTGCGTGTTTGGCTGCGGTGGCGATCGTGATAAAGGCAAACGCCCATTGATGGGTGCAATTGCTGAGCAATTCTCCGACATCGTGGTGATCACCGACGATAATCCGCGCAGCGAAGAGCCGATGTCCATTGTGAATGACATTCTCACTGGGCTGCTCGATCCAGGCCGCGCACGCGTAGTCGCAGGGCGTGCGCAAGCGGTGACCAACGCCGTCATGCAAGCCCGCGCGGATGACATCGTGCTAGTGGCCGGAAAAGGCCACGAAGATTATCAAATCATTGGTAACCGCCGCTTAGATTATTCGGATCGTGACACCGTCGCCCGTTTGTTGGGGGTGATGGCATGA
- the murF gene encoding UDP-N-acetylmuramoyl-tripeptide--D-alanyl-D-alanine ligase produces the protein MIPVSLQTLANISGGKLHGADLTVADVTTDTRKVTAGSLFVALVGERFDAHDFANDAITNGAQALLVSKLLPSTVPQVVVADTRIAFGQLAAWVRQQANARVVALTGSSGKTSVKEMTAAILRQCGETLYTAGNLNNDFGVPMTLLRLTKEHAYAVIELGANHQGEIAYTTDLVRPETALVNNLAAAHLEGFGSLAGVAKAKGEIFGGLPVHGTAIVNADSNDLAHWQSQFVDKTLWRFSPQPMADAEFRASEIILRADATLFTMHTPRGDIAVELPLPGRHNIANALAAAALALSVDAPLTAIQSGLKTLQPVPGRLYPIRLAANQLLLDDSYNANVGSMTAAAQVLGDMPGFRVMVVGDMAELGDEAELCHRQVGDAARTAGIDCVLSTGTLSQLIGESNGKGEHFATKAALTERLRTLLSEHQDITILVKGSRSAAMEQVVQSLQEKGTC, from the coding sequence ATGATCCCCGTTTCTCTGCAAACCCTGGCCAATATCAGCGGCGGTAAACTGCACGGTGCGGATTTAACCGTCGCCGATGTCACCACCGATACGCGTAAAGTCACCGCCGGCAGCCTGTTTGTGGCGCTGGTCGGTGAACGTTTCGATGCCCATGATTTCGCCAATGATGCAATTACCAACGGTGCGCAGGCGCTGCTGGTCAGCAAACTGTTGCCGTCTACAGTGCCGCAGGTGGTCGTGGCTGATACGCGCATTGCCTTTGGACAGCTCGCTGCGTGGGTACGTCAGCAGGCGAACGCACGTGTCGTAGCGCTGACAGGTTCATCCGGTAAAACCTCCGTTAAAGAGATGACCGCCGCGATTCTGCGCCAATGCGGTGAAACGCTCTACACCGCAGGCAATCTGAATAACGATTTTGGTGTGCCAATGACGCTGCTGCGTCTCACCAAAGAGCATGCTTACGCGGTGATTGAGCTGGGTGCCAACCACCAGGGTGAAATTGCCTACACCACTGATTTAGTGCGTCCGGAAACGGCGCTAGTGAATAATCTTGCGGCGGCGCATCTGGAAGGCTTCGGTTCGCTGGCGGGCGTAGCCAAAGCAAAAGGCGAAATTTTTGGTGGACTGCCGGTTCACGGCACCGCGATCGTCAACGCCGACAGCAACGACCTTGCCCACTGGCAATCTCAGTTCGTGGATAAAACCTTGTGGCGCTTCTCACCGCAGCCGATGGCTGATGCTGAGTTTCGTGCCAGTGAAATTATTCTGCGTGCGGATGCCACACTGTTCACCATGCATACACCGCGCGGCGATATTGCGGTTGAGCTGCCGCTGCCCGGGCGTCATAACATCGCCAATGCGTTAGCCGCAGCAGCGCTGGCGCTGTCGGTAGATGCACCACTGACGGCAATTCAGAGCGGGCTAAAAACGTTGCAGCCGGTTCCTGGACGCCTGTACCCGATTCGTCTGGCGGCCAATCAATTACTGTTGGATGACAGCTATAACGCCAACGTCGGTTCGATGACGGCCGCGGCGCAGGTACTGGGTGATATGCCTGGATTCCGCGTGATGGTAGTGGGCGATATGGCAGAGCTGGGTGATGAAGCGGAGCTGTGTCACCGTCAGGTGGGCGACGCAGCGAGAACCGCAGGCATTGATTGCGTATTAAGCACCGGAACGCTCAGCCAGCTGATTGGCGAAAGTAACGGTAAAGGCGAGCATTTCGCCACTAAAGCCGCGTTGACTGAACGTTTACGCACATTGCTGTCCGAACATCAGGACATCACTATTTTGGTTAAAGGTTCACGTAGTGCCGCCATGGAGCAGGTAGTACAGAGCTTACAGGAGAAAGGAACATGCTAG